One Nonomuraea angiospora DNA segment encodes these proteins:
- a CDS encoding TetR/AcrR family transcriptional regulator, with translation MNAGTPPPRRRMRADAHRNYERLLTEAAAAFAEHGADFSLEAIARRAGVANGTLYGHFPTRRALLEALMGDRMQALAATGAELLTACSPFDGLATWARAAMVHTTIYRGLGATLMQAVEDETSELHAACKAVLAAGEELLARARTAGEVRPDVTAPDLYALVNAAAWAGEQSSPPQGERLLTFGLDGFRTSATDRE, from the coding sequence ATGAACGCCGGCACACCGCCACCCCGCCGTCGCATGCGGGCCGACGCACACCGCAACTACGAACGGCTGCTGACCGAGGCGGCGGCCGCGTTCGCCGAGCACGGCGCGGACTTCTCCCTGGAGGCGATCGCGCGCCGGGCCGGGGTGGCCAACGGCACGCTCTACGGCCACTTCCCCACCCGCCGGGCCCTACTAGAGGCGCTGATGGGTGATCGGATGCAGGCCCTGGCTGCGACCGGCGCTGAACTGCTCACCGCATGCTCACCCTTCGATGGCCTGGCCACCTGGGCGCGGGCGGCAATGGTGCACACGACGATCTACCGAGGGCTCGGCGCCACGCTTATGCAGGCCGTCGAGGATGAAACCTCCGAACTGCACGCGGCGTGCAAAGCGGTGCTCGCCGCCGGAGAGGAGTTGCTGGCCCGGGCGCGAACGGCCGGCGAAGTACGGCCGGATGTCACCGCCCCGGACCTGTACGCGCTGGTCAACGCGGCGGCATGGGCGGGCGAGCAGAGCTCCCCACCCCAGGGAGAGCGGCTGCTGACCTTCGGACTGGATGGATTCCGGACCTCGGCCACCGATCGCGAGTGA
- a CDS encoding VOC family protein produces MANEIAIPLLPCRSIDEMVDFYTMLGFRRIYYQVRPNPYVLLKREDLQLGFFGMPEAFKPEDSYGTCVIVVPDTGELFEAFASGMRAAHGKLLVSGIPRMTRPRRRKNDGNHSGFAVIDPGGNWIRFMAARPLPEKEEATSRLTASLNRAVVMGDSHGKHERAAEILDGALERDKDTGSAAELLEALVYRAELAVRARDHAAAGHALARARALTLTEAEREQLAQPLAAIDDLEAVLGL; encoded by the coding sequence ATGGCCAACGAGATCGCCATACCGCTGCTTCCCTGCCGCTCCATCGACGAGATGGTCGACTTCTACACGATGCTCGGTTTCCGCCGGATCTACTACCAGGTTCGGCCGAACCCGTACGTGTTGCTCAAGCGCGAGGATCTCCAGCTGGGCTTCTTCGGCATGCCCGAGGCGTTCAAGCCCGAAGACTCCTACGGGACCTGCGTGATCGTCGTGCCGGACACCGGAGAGCTGTTCGAGGCGTTCGCCTCGGGCATGCGCGCGGCGCACGGCAAGCTCCTGGTCTCCGGCATCCCCCGGATGACCCGGCCCCGCAGGCGGAAGAACGACGGCAACCACTCTGGCTTCGCTGTCATCGACCCCGGCGGCAACTGGATCCGCTTCATGGCCGCCCGCCCCTTGCCGGAGAAGGAGGAGGCCACGAGCAGGCTCACCGCCTCGCTGAACCGGGCGGTCGTGATGGGCGACTCCCACGGCAAGCACGAGCGGGCGGCCGAGATCCTGGACGGCGCCCTGGAGCGGGACAAGGACACCGGGTCGGCGGCCGAGCTGCTGGAGGCGCTGGTCTACCGGGCCGAGCTCGCCGTCCGCGCCAGGGACCACGCCGCCGCCGGGCACGCCCTGGCCCGGGCGCGCGCCCTCACCCTGACCGAGGCAGAACGCGAGCAGCTCGCCCAGCCCCTGGCGGCCATCGACGACCTCGAGGCCGTGCTAGGTCTCTGA
- a CDS encoding PadR family transcriptional regulator → MKPVRLLVLGALRRRGRAHGYQVRADLESWGAHEWSTATSGSVYHALKSMAGQGLLVTHETVASEAGGPPRIEYELTQEGEREYLDLLGQALADREPSLDVLGAAVGLIEDLPRERALALLRRRARAMREWRASITAYLPEGTDLATWGPVGEVLTLWLSTADAGAQWTDRMIRRLEEGAFTMAGE, encoded by the coding sequence ATGAAGCCGGTACGGCTGCTGGTCCTGGGCGCGCTGCGCAGGCGCGGGCGCGCCCACGGCTACCAGGTCCGCGCGGATCTGGAGTCGTGGGGCGCGCACGAGTGGTCGACCGCCACCTCGGGCTCGGTCTATCACGCGCTCAAGAGCATGGCCGGTCAGGGCCTGCTGGTGACGCACGAGACGGTCGCCTCCGAGGCCGGGGGGCCGCCGCGGATCGAGTACGAGCTGACCCAGGAGGGCGAGCGGGAGTACCTCGACCTGCTGGGTCAGGCGCTGGCCGACCGCGAGCCGAGCCTGGACGTGCTGGGCGCCGCTGTCGGCCTCATCGAGGACCTTCCCCGGGAGCGGGCCCTGGCGTTGCTGCGCCGGCGGGCCCGCGCCATGCGCGAGTGGCGCGCGAGCATTACCGCGTACCTGCCCGAGGGTACGGATCTGGCGACCTGGGGCCCGGTGGGCGAGGTGCTGACCCTGTGGCTGAGCACCGCCGACGCCGGCGCCCAGTGGACCGACCGGATGATCCGCCGCCTGGAAGAGGGCGCGTTCACCATGGCCGGCGAATAG
- a CDS encoding helix-turn-helix domain-containing protein produces MTEDTLLAPALPREYRAQSHDSGSVMESGSECVRMDEREISLGGLRLTTKTVAPMRIRQTPRPDHETGPRSAESYHLLIPLAGRVDIIWEHRRFSSGVGDLFVHDPTRMVACDVRPPGDGPAFRATCITVPQALLNLPAEHLDGLLGRPLSATEGIGGLLTDFVTNINKNVHNLRPVDGSRLGMTLASLVSALLFHALEVDGVSTTGQSHRNVLILRIQAFVQRHLREPDLTPRALAAAHHISTSYLHRLFQEEGLSVAAWIKAQRLERARLDLADPALCHVPIRAIASEWGFSHPSVFSRAFHRAFGISASEFRQQALRGPNAMR; encoded by the coding sequence TCCGGCTCGGTGATGGAATCGGGCAGCGAGTGCGTCCGCATGGACGAACGGGAGATCTCGCTCGGCGGCCTGCGCTTGACGACGAAGACCGTCGCCCCGATGCGTATCCGGCAGACCCCGCGGCCAGATCACGAGACTGGCCCACGATCCGCAGAGTCCTACCACCTCCTGATTCCTCTGGCGGGCCGAGTGGACATCATCTGGGAGCACCGACGGTTCAGCTCGGGGGTCGGAGACCTGTTCGTCCACGATCCCACCCGCATGGTCGCGTGCGACGTGCGGCCTCCAGGCGACGGACCCGCCTTCCGGGCCACGTGCATCACGGTCCCCCAGGCCCTGCTGAACCTGCCGGCCGAACACCTGGACGGACTGCTGGGCCGTCCCCTCTCCGCCACCGAGGGCATCGGCGGCCTGCTCACCGACTTCGTCACCAATATCAATAAGAATGTGCACAACTTGCGGCCCGTCGATGGCTCGCGGTTGGGGATGACGCTCGCCAGCTTGGTCTCCGCGCTGCTTTTCCACGCCCTGGAGGTTGACGGGGTGAGCACCACCGGCCAGTCCCACCGGAATGTCCTCATCTTGCGCATCCAGGCGTTCGTACAGCGGCATCTGCGTGAGCCGGATCTGACACCGCGGGCGTTGGCTGCCGCGCATCACATCTCCACCAGTTACCTTCATCGGCTGTTCCAGGAAGAGGGGTTAAGCGTGGCCGCATGGATCAAGGCGCAACGTCTGGAGCGTGCGCGTCTTGATCTGGCCGATCCGGCGTTGTGTCATGTCCCCATCCGCGCGATCGCCTCCGAGTGGGGCTTCTCCCACCCCTCGGTCTTCAGCAGGGCCTTCCACCGTGCCTTCGGCATCTCGGCCAGCGAATTCAGACAGCAAGCGCTAAGAGGTCCTAACGCAATGAGATAA